The following coding sequences are from one Streptomyces dengpaensis window:
- a CDS encoding 3-hydroxybutyrate dehydrogenase yields MTALSALQGPHAPVLDLGGRTALVTGAASGIGRACALRLAAAGAKVRAVDRDAAGLDTLTGQAQGLAGTVDPYVLDLTDLDAAEQAAAGTDVLVNNAGLQLVRPIEEFPPDVFHTVLTVMLEAPFRLIRGALPHMYGQGWGRIVNVSSVHGLRASAFKSAYVAAKHGLEGLSKTAALEGAAHGVTSNCVNPAYVRTPLVEKQIADQAQVHGIPEERVLAEVLLQDSAVKRLIEPAEVAEAVAYLCGPHAAFITGTSLALDGGWTAH; encoded by the coding sequence ATGACCGCGCTCAGCGCCCTTCAGGGCCCTCACGCCCCCGTACTCGATCTCGGCGGCCGTACCGCCCTTGTCACCGGCGCCGCGAGCGGCATCGGCCGCGCGTGCGCGCTGCGGCTCGCCGCCGCCGGAGCCAAGGTGAGAGCGGTCGACCGGGACGCAGCGGGTCTGGACACGCTGACCGGACAGGCCCAGGGACTCGCGGGCACCGTCGATCCGTACGTCCTCGACCTCACCGACCTCGACGCCGCGGAACAGGCCGCCGCGGGCACCGACGTCCTCGTGAACAACGCGGGCCTCCAACTGGTCCGCCCCATCGAGGAGTTCCCGCCCGACGTCTTCCACACCGTACTGACCGTGATGCTGGAGGCACCGTTCCGGCTCATCCGCGGAGCGCTGCCCCATATGTACGGTCAGGGCTGGGGCCGTATCGTCAATGTGTCGTCGGTCCATGGGCTGCGCGCCTCGGCTTTCAAGTCGGCCTATGTGGCCGCAAAACACGGTCTTGAGGGGCTCTCGAAAACCGCCGCCCTGGAAGGCGCGGCCCATGGAGTCACCTCGAACTGTGTGAACCCCGCCTATGTGCGCACTCCACTGGTCGAGAAGCAGATCGCCGACCAGGCGCAGGTGCACGGGATTCCGGAGGAACGCGTGCTGGCCGAGGTATTGCTGCAGGACAGCGCGGTCAAGCGGCTCATCGAGCCGGCGGAGGTCGCGGAGGCGGTCGCCTATCTGTGCGGTCCGCACGCGGCCTTCATCACCGGTACGTCCCTGGCGCTGGACGGCGGCTGGACCGCACACTGA
- a CDS encoding helix-turn-helix domain-containing protein has protein sequence MSRDHVQSAERSADSAEAPFLELLARGASADAYEQPVLLARAESRPPERIAALEQAKLLALRVRSEIEGRRRREAELSALFETAHDLAGLRDLDAVLQAIVQRARSLLGTDVAYLSLNDEARGDTYMRVTEGSVAARFQQLRLGMGEGLGGLVAQTARPYVTDDYFHDERFQHTQSIDAGVHDEGLVAILGVPLMIGPQVIGVLFAADRRARVFEREQIALLGSFAALAAAAIDTANWLTETRSALDRLGRANEIIRDRSGVIERASDVHDRLAELVLRGGGVHDVAAAVSEVLDGTVEFAEPGDAPPAALEASRTEGHAVRHGDDWVAAVAAGGELLGALVLRGHPGLDPVDQRTLERAATVTSLLLLARRSASEAEQRVRGELLDDLLDSRDRDPRLLRERAARLHANLDGPHVVLAARLDAASADADQEAAARRRLWSAASHLATTRHGLAATRDGGTVLLLPLGPGDTATSLARRTAKDLGTAVREGVTVGASAPVERLATRPDAVAAAYAEGQRCLDALRLLGRAGDGAAAEDFGFVGLLLAGDRDISGFVERTIGRVVAYDERRGTDLLRTMDAYFACGMSPARTKDELHVHVNTVAQRLERVGRLLGDDWQSPARALEIQLALRLHRLSSAAPH, from the coding sequence ATGTCCCGCGATCACGTGCAGTCCGCAGAGCGCTCCGCCGACAGTGCGGAGGCGCCGTTTCTGGAGCTCCTGGCCAGGGGCGCGTCCGCCGACGCGTACGAGCAGCCGGTGCTCCTCGCCCGCGCCGAGAGCCGGCCGCCCGAGCGCATCGCCGCGCTCGAACAGGCCAAGCTGCTCGCCCTGCGCGTCCGCTCGGAGATAGAGGGCCGACGCCGCCGTGAGGCCGAGCTCTCCGCGCTCTTCGAGACCGCGCACGACCTGGCGGGCCTGCGCGACCTCGACGCCGTGCTGCAGGCGATCGTGCAGCGGGCCCGGTCGCTGCTGGGCACGGACGTCGCGTATCTGAGCCTGAACGACGAGGCCAGGGGCGACACCTATATGAGGGTCACCGAGGGCTCGGTCGCCGCGCGCTTCCAGCAGCTGCGGCTCGGCATGGGGGAGGGGCTGGGCGGACTCGTCGCGCAGACCGCCCGCCCCTATGTCACCGACGACTACTTCCACGACGAGCGTTTCCAGCACACCCAGTCCATCGACGCGGGCGTACACGACGAAGGGCTCGTGGCGATTCTCGGCGTGCCGTTGATGATCGGGCCCCAGGTCATCGGGGTGCTGTTCGCCGCGGACCGCCGCGCCCGGGTCTTCGAGCGGGAGCAGATCGCCCTCCTCGGCTCGTTCGCTGCCCTGGCCGCGGCCGCGATCGACACGGCGAACTGGCTCACAGAGACCCGCTCCGCCCTGGACCGCCTGGGCCGCGCCAACGAAATCATCCGGGACCGCAGCGGAGTGATCGAGCGCGCGTCGGACGTCCACGACCGGCTCGCCGAGCTCGTGCTGCGCGGCGGCGGAGTGCACGACGTGGCCGCCGCCGTGTCCGAAGTCCTCGACGGAACCGTCGAGTTCGCCGAGCCGGGTGACGCGCCGCCCGCCGCCCTGGAGGCATCCCGCACCGAGGGCCACGCCGTACGGCACGGGGACGACTGGGTCGCCGCCGTGGCGGCGGGCGGCGAACTGCTCGGCGCGCTGGTGCTGCGCGGGCATCCGGGCCTCGACCCCGTCGACCAGCGCACCCTGGAGCGCGCCGCGACGGTCACATCACTGCTCCTGCTGGCCAGACGCTCCGCCTCGGAGGCCGAACAGCGCGTCCGCGGCGAGCTGTTGGACGACCTGCTCGACTCCCGCGACCGCGATCCGCGGCTGCTGCGCGAGCGCGCCGCCCGTCTGCACGCGAACCTCGACGGCCCCCATGTGGTGCTGGCCGCCCGGCTCGACGCCGCGTCCGCAGACGCGGACCAGGAGGCCGCCGCCCGCAGACGCCTGTGGTCGGCCGCCTCCCATCTCGCCACCACCCGGCACGGGCTGGCCGCCACCCGCGACGGCGGCACCGTCCTGCTGCTCCCCCTCGGGCCCGGCGACACGGCGACAAGTCTGGCCCGCCGCACGGCCAAGGACCTCGGCACCGCCGTGCGGGAGGGGGTCACCGTCGGCGCCTCCGCGCCCGTCGAGCGGCTCGCCACCCGCCCCGACGCCGTGGCCGCGGCGTATGCGGAGGGACAACGCTGTCTGGACGCCCTGCGCCTGCTCGGCCGGGCCGGGGACGGCGCCGCCGCCGAGGACTTCGGCTTCGTGGGGCTGCTGCTCGCCGGGGACCGGGACATCTCCGGCTTCGTCGAGCGCACCATCGGCCGCGTCGTTGCGTACGACGAACGGCGCGGCACCGATCTGCTGCGCACCATGGACGCGTACTTCGCGTGCGGGATGAGCCCGGCGCGCACGAAGGACGAACTGCACGTGCATGTGAACACGGTCGCGCAGCGGCTGGAGCGGGTGGGGCGGCTGCTCGGGGACGACTGGCAGAGCCCGGCCCGCGCGCTGGAGATCCAACTCGCCCTGCGACTGCACCGGTTGTCGTCCGCCGCACCGCACTGA
- a CDS encoding MFS transporter: MASAETAPPPPSNLRRIVAASLIGTTIEWYDFFLYGSAAALVFNKLFFPDYDPLVGTLLSFLTYAVGFAARPIGALVFGHYGDRLGRKKLLVLSLLMMGGATFAIGLLPTYATIGVAAPVLLTVLRLVQGFALGGEWGGAVLLVSEHGDAKRRGFWASWPQTGAPAGQLLATGVLSLLTATLSDGAFGSWGWRIPFLLSGVLVIVGLWIRLSVDESPVFKQALAQAEARQATQDGQAAEAEKLPLVSVLRHHWRDVLIAMGARMAENISYYVITAFILVYATTAAGVSRQTALNAVLIASAVHFAVIPAWGALSDRIGRRPVYLLGAAGVGLWMFPFFALIDTGGFGNLILAVTVGLILHGAMYAPQAAFFSEMFATRMRYSGASIGAQFASVAAGAPAPLIATALLSDYGSSTPIALYVIAAAVVTLIAVGVAKETHHRDLADVDVSTEDRPAEAPTADARIA, from the coding sequence ATGGCCTCCGCAGAAACCGCTCCCCCACCACCCTCGAACCTCCGCCGTATCGTCGCCGCGAGTCTCATCGGCACCACCATCGAGTGGTACGACTTCTTCCTGTACGGCTCGGCCGCCGCCCTCGTGTTCAACAAGCTGTTCTTCCCGGACTACGACCCGCTCGTCGGCACGCTGCTGTCATTCCTGACGTACGCGGTGGGATTCGCGGCACGGCCGATCGGCGCGCTCGTCTTCGGGCACTACGGCGACCGGCTCGGCCGCAAGAAGCTGCTGGTGCTGAGCCTGCTGATGATGGGCGGGGCGACGTTCGCGATCGGCCTGCTGCCCACGTACGCCACCATCGGCGTAGCCGCCCCCGTGCTGCTGACCGTGCTGCGCCTGGTGCAGGGTTTCGCGCTGGGCGGCGAGTGGGGCGGCGCCGTTTTGCTGGTGTCCGAGCACGGGGACGCCAAGCGGCGCGGATTCTGGGCCTCGTGGCCGCAGACAGGCGCGCCCGCCGGACAGCTCCTGGCGACCGGTGTGCTCTCACTGCTGACGGCCACGCTGTCGGACGGCGCCTTCGGCTCCTGGGGCTGGCGCATCCCGTTCCTTCTCTCCGGCGTCCTGGTGATCGTCGGTTTGTGGATACGTCTGTCTGTCGATGAATCTCCGGTGTTCAAGCAGGCGTTGGCCCAGGCGGAAGCCCGTCAGGCGACACAGGACGGACAGGCCGCGGAGGCCGAGAAGCTGCCGCTCGTCTCCGTACTGCGCCACCACTGGCGTGACGTGCTCATCGCGATGGGCGCCCGCATGGCGGAGAACATCAGCTATTACGTGATCACCGCCTTCATCCTGGTGTACGCCACCACGGCGGCCGGCGTCTCCAGGCAGACCGCGCTCAACGCGGTGCTCATCGCGTCCGCCGTGCACTTCGCCGTCATTCCGGCCTGGGGCGCACTCTCGGACCGGATCGGGCGCCGGCCCGTGTACCTGCTGGGCGCCGCCGGAGTCGGCCTGTGGATGTTCCCGTTCTTCGCCCTCATCGACACCGGCGGCTTCGGGAACCTGATCCTCGCGGTCACCGTCGGACTGATCCTGCACGGCGCGATGTACGCGCCCCAGGCCGCCTTCTTCTCCGAGATGTTCGCGACCCGGATGCGCTACTCCGGTGCCTCCATCGGCGCCCAGTTCGCCTCGGTCGCGGCGGGCGCGCCCGCACCGCTCATCGCGACCGCCCTGCTGTCCGACTACGGCAGCTCCACACCGATCGCCCTGTACGTGATCGCCGCGGCCGTCGTGACACTGATCGCGGTGGGTGTCGCGAAGGAGACACACCACCGCGACCTGGCCGACGTCGACGTCTCGACCGAGGATCGGCCCGCGGAGGCCCCGACGGCGGACGCGCGCATCGCCTGA
- a CDS encoding NUDIX hydrolase has translation MTLERAAQGVVEAVVVYDGRLLLVDAQDGWGLPSGAPELAETPEATAARLVYELTGYLADGSTLLRPADARADTRSAVVCQLLSQDPSTQGRFTPEQLRWVPLAEAINSGLPETVRDYLEGHTPV, from the coding sequence ATGACGCTGGAGCGGGCTGCCCAGGGCGTGGTGGAGGCGGTCGTCGTGTACGACGGACGGCTGCTGCTGGTGGACGCGCAGGACGGCTGGGGACTACCCTCGGGCGCTCCGGAGCTCGCCGAAACGCCGGAGGCCACCGCGGCGCGCCTGGTGTACGAGCTCACCGGTTACCTCGCTGACGGTTCAACGCTTCTGCGGCCTGCGGACGCGCGAGCGGACACACGGTCGGCCGTGGTGTGCCAACTGCTGAGCCAAGACCCGTCCACGCAGGGGCGGTTCACCCCAGAGCAGCTCCGCTGGGTTCCGCTCGCAGAAGCCATCAACTCCGGGCTGCCCGAAACCGTGCGTGACTACCTGGAGGGCCATACGCCCGTGTAG
- a CDS encoding LuxR C-terminal-related transcriptional regulator yields the protein MCSPTERLLWARLSAFAGSFDLAAVESVCTDLQLPTGAVVGPLIGLVDKSVVLRLGNRYQLLDTIREYGAEWLVELDEAATVKHRMIAYYRSRLHQFEERFLSSDQAPLHKALLPDHENLRAALEYAHADGELLPMAAAMWPYWLCSGQPAEACHWLDLALARQPEASPERVRALQWASTFAALQGDQATAKRLAGEMREQAGQLGDPRWTALARMCAGQASGFLGECDEAVADLSVALDELHLVGTDLDVALASLRLGRVQALGGRAEAGIAVLSDVTRLVGESSKESYIQGCAYGYMTVAHLAAGDIDAAERTGRRVVELHDLRDGVLNLGVTLDAVAWTAVAQGRHQRAALIFGGVDAPFSLLDQRRALGNPLLTKLHEQALKAAGEALGSGQLERLRRQGARLPREQLVAFALSQNDTPPNVPAQPKSTRTNGLTQRESEAAALIARGMTNREIAEQLVISKRTADAHVEHILAKLGYSFRSQIVASMADERCRDESPAG from the coding sequence TTGTGCTCACCGACGGAGCGGCTGCTGTGGGCCAGGCTGTCGGCCTTCGCAGGCTCCTTCGACCTCGCGGCAGTGGAATCCGTGTGCACGGACCTCCAGCTGCCCACCGGTGCCGTGGTGGGCCCGCTGATCGGGCTGGTCGACAAGTCGGTGGTACTCCGCCTCGGCAACCGCTACCAGCTGTTAGACACCATCCGTGAGTACGGCGCCGAATGGCTGGTGGAACTCGACGAGGCCGCCACTGTCAAACACCGGATGATCGCCTACTACCGAAGCCGGCTGCACCAATTCGAGGAACGGTTCCTGAGCTCCGACCAGGCGCCCCTGCACAAGGCGCTGCTGCCTGACCACGAGAACCTGCGCGCTGCCCTGGAGTACGCCCACGCCGACGGGGAACTGCTGCCGATGGCCGCCGCGATGTGGCCGTACTGGCTGTGCAGCGGACAGCCCGCCGAGGCATGCCACTGGTTGGACCTGGCCCTGGCCCGGCAGCCGGAGGCGTCCCCCGAGCGTGTACGGGCACTGCAGTGGGCCTCCACCTTCGCCGCTCTCCAGGGCGACCAGGCCACCGCGAAGCGGCTGGCCGGCGAGATGCGGGAGCAGGCCGGACAACTGGGCGATCCGCGATGGACCGCCCTGGCCCGGATGTGTGCCGGCCAGGCATCGGGCTTCCTCGGCGAGTGCGACGAGGCGGTGGCGGACCTGAGCGTGGCCCTGGACGAACTGCACCTTGTCGGCACCGACCTGGACGTGGCACTGGCGAGCTTGCGCCTGGGCAGGGTGCAGGCGCTCGGCGGCCGGGCGGAAGCCGGGATCGCCGTCCTGTCCGACGTGACGCGGCTGGTCGGTGAGAGCAGCAAGGAAAGCTACATCCAGGGTTGCGCCTACGGCTACATGACGGTCGCCCACCTCGCCGCCGGGGACATCGACGCGGCCGAGCGGACCGGTCGCCGGGTCGTGGAACTGCATGACCTTCGCGATGGCGTACTGAACCTGGGCGTCACGCTGGACGCCGTCGCCTGGACGGCCGTCGCCCAAGGACGCCACCAACGCGCCGCCCTGATCTTCGGCGGCGTGGACGCACCGTTCTCGCTGCTCGACCAGCGACGGGCACTGGGCAATCCGCTGCTGACGAAACTGCACGAGCAGGCGCTCAAGGCGGCCGGGGAGGCGCTGGGCAGCGGGCAGCTCGAGCGGCTGCGCCGACAGGGCGCGCGGCTGCCGCGGGAACAGCTGGTGGCCTTCGCCCTGTCGCAGAACGACACGCCCCCCAATGTCCCCGCACAGCCCAAGTCGACCCGGACCAACGGTCTCACCCAGCGGGAGAGCGAAGCCGCCGCACTGATCGCGCGGGGTATGACGAACCGGGAGATCGCCGAGCAGCTGGTGATCTCCAAGCGCACTGCCGACGCGCATGTGGAACACATTCTGGCGAAGCTCGGATACTCCTTCCGGTCACAGATCGTGGCATCGATGGCGGACGAGCGCTGTCGGGACGAGAGCCCGGCCGGATAG
- a CDS encoding ATP-binding protein → MPAELTSFVGRSGELADVQRLLGQARLLTLVGPGGVGKSRLALRAATEAATDFPDGVRLAELSGLKGPYLLPGVVAEALGLPSRAGKSPIDSVIEHVADGELLIILDTCEHLVDACALLANLLLSQAPRLKILTTSRQALDIPGEYVLSVTPLGLPEGDAGGDALELFEQRAAVAVPGLRLTDSQRRTAAALCRRLDGIPMAIELTAVRLRPCHWNNWRRGSTTVSRSSTAGGKRR, encoded by the coding sequence ATGCCGGCCGAACTGACCAGCTTTGTCGGCCGCAGCGGCGAACTGGCTGACGTACAGCGGCTGCTGGGGCAGGCCCGACTGCTGACCCTGGTCGGCCCAGGCGGTGTCGGCAAGAGCCGACTCGCGCTGCGGGCCGCCACCGAGGCCGCCACAGACTTCCCCGACGGTGTGCGCCTGGCCGAGCTCTCCGGCCTGAAGGGTCCCTACCTCCTGCCCGGCGTGGTCGCCGAAGCGCTGGGGCTGCCGAGCCGGGCCGGCAAGTCGCCGATCGACTCGGTCATCGAGCACGTCGCCGACGGCGAGCTGCTGATCATTCTGGACACCTGTGAACATCTCGTCGATGCCTGCGCCCTGCTGGCCAATCTGCTGCTGTCCCAAGCCCCACGTCTGAAGATCCTGACCACCAGCCGGCAGGCCCTCGACATCCCCGGCGAGTATGTGCTGTCCGTGACGCCGCTGGGACTGCCGGAAGGCGACGCGGGGGGAGACGCGCTGGAACTGTTCGAGCAACGCGCGGCAGTGGCTGTTCCCGGCCTCAGGCTCACCGACAGCCAGCGCAGGACCGCCGCTGCTCTCTGCCGCCGCCTTGACGGCATTCCGATGGCCATCGAGCTGACCGCCGTACGGCTGCGGCCCTGTCACTGGAACAACTGGCGGCGCGGCTCAACGACAGTTTCGCGCTCCTCAACAGCGGGCGGAAAGCGGCGCTGA
- a CDS encoding ATP-binding protein produces MRKHVGKPEMSSSVNGEAPGGLVGREREAADLQEMLARHRLVTVAGGAGVGKSRLAADAAAGMRKGPSRRVVQLRWSGGRAAAPGALTAAVRQALTGTRTRPETSDAGSLERCLPATDILLFLDDIDPVHRECVGVVQRLLMAAPRLRVLVTARRALGLGEERVLPLPPLSTETADRPSGPSPAVELFLDRARAAVEGFRADDAGLRAVAGICRSLEGFPLAIELAAEQVARHGLSDLAELLERHQCWLGSQRPALRRHRSLRDAIGASYVLCDRTVRIVWGRASFFTGAFNESTAVFLCAGGGIEPCQVPACLAQLVAVGMLEPVRDPGGPRQPRYRMVRAARDFGAERLQEAGEFAVAAERRAAYCRQAAAVAENLWSTGCQSEAVHLVRDEQDDLRAMLRHALSHAEHAAVALETVVLLWFWWAVCEGGEEGRGYLLRLLPLCPADSPVVMRARWLAAWLTACSDARTARTLLGRAWPAAVLAGDDATIGRIAHVQGTIALCEGDPVAASEHFQEAARTIPARASGGPSPAASLAALAVAQADFAPRAARRTARRALAQTDIRGDAWACVLARYAKAFVDHRHGHSGRAWHRAQRTLAALDTNVPDPYGAAALRQLIADIETGTPGHLAPGHLCTPYVPQPRMVASSPVSAATGAA; encoded by the coding sequence GTGCGGAAACATGTCGGCAAGCCAGAGATGTCCTCTTCCGTCAACGGTGAAGCGCCTGGTGGGCTGGTCGGCCGGGAACGGGAGGCGGCCGACCTCCAGGAGATGCTGGCGCGGCACCGTCTCGTGACGGTGGCCGGCGGTGCCGGTGTGGGGAAGAGCCGGCTAGCGGCCGACGCGGCGGCCGGGATGCGGAAGGGACCGTCGCGGCGCGTGGTCCAGCTGCGCTGGAGCGGCGGCCGGGCCGCCGCTCCGGGCGCACTGACCGCCGCGGTCCGCCAGGCTCTGACGGGTACGCGCACGCGCCCCGAGACTTCGGATGCCGGCAGCCTGGAGCGGTGCCTGCCTGCCACGGACATCCTGCTCTTCCTCGATGACATCGACCCAGTCCACCGGGAATGCGTGGGAGTGGTGCAGCGTCTGCTGATGGCCGCACCGAGACTCCGGGTTCTGGTGACGGCGCGGCGGGCCCTGGGGTTGGGCGAGGAGCGCGTGCTGCCGCTGCCGCCGCTCAGCACGGAAACGGCGGACAGGCCGAGCGGTCCCTCGCCTGCGGTGGAGCTGTTCCTGGACCGGGCGCGCGCTGCGGTAGAGGGGTTCCGCGCCGATGACGCGGGCCTGCGGGCGGTGGCCGGGATCTGCCGGTCGCTGGAGGGATTTCCCCTCGCGATCGAGCTGGCCGCGGAGCAGGTGGCCCGCCATGGGTTGAGCGATCTCGCGGAACTTCTGGAGCGCCACCAGTGCTGGCTGGGCAGTCAGCGCCCGGCCCTGCGGCGGCACCGGTCTCTGCGGGACGCCATCGGTGCCAGTTACGTGCTTTGTGACCGGACGGTGCGGATCGTATGGGGCCGGGCCAGCTTCTTCACCGGAGCATTCAACGAGTCAACCGCCGTGTTCCTGTGCGCCGGTGGCGGTATCGAACCGTGTCAGGTACCCGCCTGCCTGGCCCAACTCGTGGCCGTGGGCATGCTGGAGCCGGTGCGCGACCCGGGAGGGCCCCGCCAGCCTCGGTACCGGATGGTGCGGGCCGCACGGGACTTCGGCGCCGAACGGCTGCAGGAAGCGGGGGAGTTCGCGGTGGCCGCGGAACGCCGTGCGGCCTACTGCCGGCAAGCGGCGGCGGTCGCCGAGAACCTGTGGAGCACCGGCTGCCAGTCGGAGGCCGTACACCTCGTGCGGGACGAACAGGATGACCTCAGGGCGATGTTGCGACACGCGCTGAGCCATGCCGAACACGCGGCCGTGGCCCTGGAGACGGTCGTCCTCCTGTGGTTTTGGTGGGCGGTGTGCGAAGGGGGCGAGGAAGGGCGCGGGTACCTGTTGCGGTTACTGCCGTTGTGCCCGGCTGACAGTCCGGTGGTGATGCGTGCCAGATGGCTGGCGGCATGGCTCACCGCGTGCAGCGACGCGCGAACCGCCCGAACGCTGCTGGGCCGGGCCTGGCCGGCGGCCGTGCTGGCCGGCGACGACGCCACGATCGGCCGGATCGCCCATGTCCAGGGCACCATCGCCCTGTGTGAGGGCGACCCGGTGGCCGCCTCCGAGCACTTCCAGGAAGCCGCACGCACCATCCCGGCCCGGGCATCCGGCGGCCCCTCGCCGGCCGCGAGCCTGGCCGCCCTGGCCGTGGCCCAGGCCGACTTCGCGCCGCGCGCCGCGCGCCGCACCGCACGCCGCGCCCTGGCCCAGACCGACATCCGCGGCGACGCCTGGGCATGCGTCCTCGCCCGCTACGCCAAAGCGTTCGTCGATCACCGGCACGGTCACAGCGGCCGAGCCTGGCACCGGGCACAGCGGACGCTCGCCGCCCTGGACACCAACGTGCCGGACCCGTACGGTGCCGCCGCTTTGCGACAGCTGATCGCCGACATCGAAACCGGCACGCCCGGCCACCTCGCGCCCGGCCACCTGTGCACGCCGTACGTACCGCAGCCCCGCATGGTGGCGTCCTCGCCGGTCTCCGCCGCAACCGGCGCGGCATGA
- a CDS encoding PP2C family protein-serine/threonine phosphatase, which produces MIMSGRLRRRRPPYGGRWEVALLAPVILTALIVGLAFSTPREIAISRLLPAAPALAAAMWPVIPTILLGLFCLLAMIGLGLVNTDLGTQYTAAAIVAVTLAAAYASHVRLQREEMLLQVRLVADAAQQVLLRPLPRRIADVEIESLYLAAQEQARIGGDFYEAVGTPYGVRLLIGDVRGKGLSAVGSASAVISCFREAAYDEPDLRGIIDRLETSIARHSAAFPGQDLPERFATALIAEIPHGGGHVRLLNCGHPPPLLAHHGKIRVLEPTIPSPPLNLAALMGGQYCVDTRTFAPGDQLLLYTDGVSETRDRTGEFFPLPDWMRRQSLDSPRELLDRLHQDLFHFSGGRLDDDIAALAVRCPNSQGQEQPA; this is translated from the coding sequence GTGATCATGTCCGGACGGCTGCGGCGCCGTCGTCCCCCCTACGGCGGCCGGTGGGAAGTTGCCCTGCTGGCACCGGTGATCCTCACCGCCCTGATCGTCGGCCTGGCGTTCTCCACGCCGAGGGAGATCGCCATCAGCCGCCTTCTGCCCGCCGCCCCCGCCCTCGCCGCAGCGATGTGGCCCGTGATCCCCACGATCCTTCTGGGCCTGTTCTGCCTGCTGGCCATGATCGGTCTCGGCCTCGTCAACACCGACCTGGGAACGCAGTACACGGCTGCCGCGATCGTCGCGGTCACCTTGGCGGCCGCGTACGCAAGCCATGTCCGACTCCAGCGGGAGGAGATGCTCCTCCAGGTCCGGCTCGTCGCCGACGCGGCCCAGCAGGTGCTCCTGCGCCCCCTCCCGCGCCGCATCGCGGACGTCGAGATCGAGTCGCTGTATCTGGCGGCCCAGGAGCAGGCCCGGATCGGCGGCGACTTCTACGAGGCGGTCGGCACACCGTACGGGGTGCGGCTGCTCATCGGCGACGTTCGGGGCAAGGGCCTGTCCGCGGTGGGGTCGGCCTCGGCGGTGATCAGCTGCTTCAGGGAGGCCGCGTACGACGAGCCGGACCTGAGGGGCATCATCGATCGCCTGGAGACCAGTATCGCCCGCCACAGCGCTGCGTTTCCCGGCCAGGATCTGCCGGAGCGCTTCGCCACCGCTCTCATCGCGGAGATCCCGCACGGCGGCGGTCACGTCAGACTTCTCAACTGCGGGCACCCCCCGCCGCTGCTTGCCCATCACGGGAAGATCCGAGTTCTGGAGCCCACGATCCCCTCGCCGCCCCTCAACCTCGCGGCGCTCATGGGTGGCCAGTACTGCGTCGACACCCGCACCTTCGCCCCGGGCGACCAGTTGCTGCTCTACACCGACGGCGTATCGGAGACCCGGGACCGCACCGGCGAGTTCTTCCCGCTGCCGGACTGGATGCGGAGGCAGAGCCTGGATTCGCCGCGCGAGCTGCTCGACCGGCTTCACCAGGACCTGTTCCACTTCAGCGGCGGAAGGCTCGACGACGACATCGCGGCCCTCGCGGTGAGGTGCCCGAACAGCCAGGGCCAGGAGCAGCCCGCGTAA